The following are encoded in a window of Aromatoleum petrolei genomic DNA:
- a CDS encoding ATP-binding protein, whose translation MRPVRLSRLLFLRSLMVATLTFAVVYGLMEFWLLPQIDRDTTLRQHQIAHAVAAQIEAQVTHPEAAVRAISQILVTGGPWSPDAVSALLDRLVDSNDGLAAVYAIDDAGRIFAAGLPPGLRPMRGEQRTRDVSAHPLVAAMKQAPGVHWSDVVLSPAGGDALAVVAVRHAGVTLFGELASAPLLHAVAGVMDDGGLRTLLLDRRGALLGDTAGLKAGAVPALADVPHDMHHDHDDGSRQVLLKVDGVDMIGSSVPVSPLGWQVLVIRPQSEAFRASRTAELITLVGLATAWIVGLIGAAIQAGYFGRLFRDLSIFARGVERGRYDLEWRPSRVREFNRLAAAFEHMGQAIREREGAIVASQAALQELNQTLEARVAERTEALHQSNGELTEALDSLRRTQEELVQSEKMAALGALVAGVAHELGTPLGNSLIAANTVRDHTRSLRRELEAGLRRSTLERYLEDTEAANAIIERNLERSAALVASFKQVAVDQSSAQRREFTLGEVVDELVMTLRPSLKRLPFRLTTDVDASLRLDSYPGALGQVLANLINNAVLHGLEERSEGEVRIVGRAGEADWIELEVADDGRGIPEALQGRIFEPFFTSRLGKGGSGLGLHIVHNLLSNVLGGTISVDSRPGEGTRMQVRLPRVAPVTAQVAAQVAAQAAASAAPLAD comes from the coding sequence ATGCGTCCGGTCCGCCTGTCCCGGCTGCTGTTCCTGCGTTCGCTGATGGTGGCGACGCTGACCTTCGCGGTCGTCTATGGCTTGATGGAATTCTGGCTGCTGCCGCAGATCGACCGCGACACAACGTTACGCCAGCATCAGATCGCGCACGCGGTCGCAGCCCAGATCGAGGCGCAGGTCACCCATCCGGAAGCGGCGGTGCGCGCGATTTCCCAAATCCTGGTGACGGGCGGCCCGTGGAGCCCCGACGCGGTCTCGGCGCTGCTCGACCGCCTCGTCGACAGCAACGACGGCCTGGCGGCCGTGTATGCGATCGATGACGCCGGCAGGATCTTCGCCGCGGGTTTGCCGCCGGGGCTGCGCCCAATGCGAGGGGAGCAGCGCACGCGCGACGTGTCGGCGCATCCGCTGGTGGCAGCGATGAAGCAGGCACCAGGTGTGCATTGGTCGGATGTCGTGCTGTCGCCGGCAGGCGGCGATGCGCTCGCGGTGGTCGCTGTCCGCCACGCGGGAGTGACGCTGTTCGGGGAGTTGGCGTCCGCGCCGCTGCTGCATGCGGTTGCCGGCGTGATGGACGACGGCGGTCTGCGCACGTTGCTGCTGGACCGCCGTGGAGCGCTGCTCGGCGACACCGCCGGTCTGAAGGCCGGCGCGGTGCCCGCGCTGGCGGACGTGCCGCACGACATGCACCACGATCACGACGACGGCAGCCGCCAGGTGTTGCTGAAGGTGGACGGTGTGGACATGATCGGCAGCAGCGTACCGGTGTCGCCGCTGGGCTGGCAGGTGCTCGTCATCCGCCCGCAGTCGGAGGCGTTTCGCGCGTCGCGCACGGCCGAGCTCATCACGCTTGTTGGCCTAGCGACCGCGTGGATCGTGGGCCTGATCGGTGCAGCGATCCAGGCGGGCTATTTCGGGCGCTTGTTCCGCGACCTGTCGATCTTCGCGCGCGGTGTCGAGCGGGGGCGTTACGACCTCGAGTGGCGCCCGTCGCGCGTGCGCGAGTTCAACCGCCTAGCCGCCGCCTTCGAGCACATGGGGCAGGCGATCCGTGAGCGCGAAGGGGCGATCGTGGCGAGTCAGGCCGCGCTGCAGGAACTCAACCAGACGCTCGAGGCGCGGGTCGCCGAGCGCACGGAGGCGCTGCACCAGAGCAACGGGGAGCTCACCGAGGCGCTCGACAGCCTGCGTCGGACGCAGGAAGAGCTCGTGCAGTCGGAGAAGATGGCCGCGCTCGGGGCGCTCGTCGCGGGCGTCGCGCACGAGCTCGGTACGCCCTTGGGCAACAGCCTGATTGCGGCCAACACGGTGCGCGACCATACGCGCAGCCTGCGCCGCGAGCTCGAAGCGGGGCTGCGTCGCTCCACGCTGGAGCGCTATCTCGAGGACACCGAGGCGGCCAATGCGATCATCGAGCGCAACCTCGAACGTTCGGCTGCGCTCGTCGCCAGCTTCAAGCAGGTGGCGGTGGACCAGTCGAGCGCGCAGCGACGCGAATTCACGCTCGGCGAGGTCGTCGATGAGCTGGTCATGACCTTGCGGCCCTCGCTGAAGCGGCTGCCCTTCCGACTCACGACCGACGTGGATGCGTCGCTGCGGCTCGACAGCTATCCGGGCGCGCTCGGCCAGGTGCTCGCGAACCTCATCAACAACGCCGTGTTGCACGGGCTGGAGGAGCGCAGCGAAGGCGAGGTGCGCATCGTCGGACGCGCCGGCGAGGCCGACTGGATCGAGCTCGAAGTAGCCGACGACGGGCGCGGCATCCCGGAAGCGCTGCAGGGGCGCATCTTCGAACCCTTCTTCACGTCCCGCCTCGGCAAGGGCGGCAGCGGCCTCGGCCTGCACATCGTGCACAACTTGCTGTCGAACGTGCTTGGCGGCACGATCAGCGTCGATAGTCGCCCGGGCGAGGGCACGAGGATGCAGGTGCGTCTGCCGCGCGTCGCGCCGGTGACCGCTCAGGTGGCCGCTCAGGTGGCAGCTCAGGCGGCTGCGAGCGCCGCGCCGCTGGCCGACTGA
- a CDS encoding putative bifunctional diguanylate cyclase/phosphodiesterase: MNLPDDDLLEFASETPLAQANTTTCWKVAIVDDDDDVHRSTELSLADTEILGRPLAFLHARSAAEARALFAAERDIAVILLDVVMETQEAGLLLVDEIRHHFRMQDVRIILRTGQPGYAPELEAIRDYDINDYSNKSELSRTRLYAALTAAIRAYQQIRIVNASRAGLAHIVRGSAELLRSEGLGEFAAGVITQMAGLLGLPPEGLVCARRDAGAPCEVIAAAGRFDHVSRQPLAALHDAGIRAILEHALTQRTNVVEPGQGIALYFGSRPGRDLAAYVETGYPADELDPSLLEVFCANVSVCLDNIELVQRLNEYSYFDPLVHLPNRRQLLELLDAHLNEREGRRGVLAVVDIDHFGEINGAFGYHYGDALLKGVAARIVAGCGPAARVARVGSDSFAVFWSAHDADVSCLDGLFSEPLEVEGDSIIVSVTVGVVRLDDVGGDGSEALEDGYLALKRAKQAERGSVARYNRGVSEEIRGRVNLLHNLRGAFGANELFLVFQPQIDLATGRCVGAEALLRWRTGDGAMIPPDHFIPLAERSGLIVSIGEWVLRRACEEAARMAQAGHASVRMAVNVSVIQFRDPHFLGRLRAAIEDSGVSPRQIELEITESVAMGEGDRMIELFGRVKAMGLDIAIDDFGTGFSSLSQLQRMNVDRLKIDRAFINDIGGAGKGGDIAGLVCGLGDRLGIELIAEGIEQAEQAGRLQAMGCQLGQGYHFARPMPAEDWRAWLAAHSSGSGAQGGC; the protein is encoded by the coding sequence ATGAACCTGCCCGACGACGATCTGCTCGAATTCGCATCGGAGACTCCGCTCGCGCAAGCCAACACGACGACGTGCTGGAAGGTTGCGATCGTCGATGACGACGACGATGTCCACCGCAGCACGGAGCTGAGCCTCGCCGACACCGAGATCCTGGGGCGTCCGCTTGCCTTCCTGCATGCACGTTCGGCCGCCGAGGCGCGTGCGCTGTTCGCCGCGGAGCGCGACATCGCGGTGATCCTGCTCGACGTCGTGATGGAGACCCAGGAGGCCGGCTTGCTGCTGGTCGACGAGATCCGCCACCACTTCCGCATGCAGGACGTGCGCATCATCCTGCGCACCGGCCAGCCCGGGTACGCGCCGGAACTCGAGGCGATCCGCGACTACGACATCAACGACTACAGCAACAAGTCGGAACTCTCCCGCACTCGGCTGTATGCGGCGCTCACCGCGGCGATCCGGGCTTATCAGCAGATCCGCATCGTCAACGCGAGCCGGGCAGGGCTGGCGCACATCGTGCGCGGCAGCGCCGAGCTGTTGCGCAGCGAGGGGCTCGGCGAATTCGCCGCCGGCGTCATCACGCAGATGGCCGGACTGCTCGGCCTGCCGCCCGAAGGGCTGGTGTGCGCGCGGCGCGATGCCGGCGCGCCGTGCGAGGTGATCGCGGCGGCCGGGCGTTTCGATCATGTGTCGCGCCAGCCGCTCGCGGCGTTGCACGATGCCGGCATCCGCGCGATCCTCGAGCACGCGCTCACGCAGCGCACCAACGTCGTCGAGCCGGGGCAAGGCATTGCGCTGTACTTCGGTTCACGCCCCGGGCGCGACCTGGCCGCGTATGTGGAGACGGGCTACCCCGCGGACGAACTCGATCCCAGCCTGCTCGAGGTGTTCTGCGCGAACGTGTCGGTGTGCCTCGACAACATCGAGCTCGTGCAGCGGCTCAATGAATACTCGTACTTCGACCCTCTGGTGCATCTGCCCAACCGCCGGCAGCTGCTCGAACTGCTCGACGCCCACCTGAACGAGCGCGAGGGCCGTCGCGGGGTGTTGGCCGTGGTGGATATCGACCACTTCGGCGAGATCAACGGTGCCTTTGGCTATCACTATGGCGACGCGCTGCTGAAGGGGGTCGCCGCGCGCATCGTTGCCGGCTGCGGCCCGGCCGCCCGGGTCGCGCGGGTCGGCAGCGACAGCTTCGCGGTGTTCTGGAGCGCACACGACGCCGACGTGAGCTGCCTCGACGGCCTCTTTTCCGAGCCGCTCGAGGTCGAAGGCGACAGCATCATCGTGTCGGTGACCGTCGGCGTTGTCCGTCTCGACGACGTCGGCGGCGACGGCAGCGAGGCGCTGGAGGATGGTTACCTGGCCCTCAAGCGTGCCAAGCAGGCCGAGCGCGGTTCGGTGGCGCGCTACAACCGGGGTGTCAGCGAGGAGATCCGCGGGCGCGTGAACCTGCTGCACAACTTGCGCGGCGCCTTCGGTGCGAACGAACTCTTCCTCGTGTTCCAGCCGCAGATCGATCTTGCGACCGGGCGCTGCGTCGGGGCGGAGGCCCTGCTGCGCTGGCGCACCGGCGACGGGGCAATGATTCCGCCCGACCACTTCATTCCACTGGCCGAACGCTCGGGCCTGATCGTGTCGATCGGCGAGTGGGTGCTGCGGCGCGCCTGCGAGGAGGCCGCACGCATGGCGCAGGCCGGCCACGCCTCGGTACGCATGGCGGTCAACGTCTCGGTGATCCAGTTCCGCGATCCGCACTTCCTCGGGCGGCTGCGTGCCGCAATCGAGGACAGCGGCGTGTCGCCACGGCAGATCGAGCTGGAGATCACCGAGTCGGTTGCGATGGGCGAGGGCGACCGCATGATCGAGCTGTTCGGGCGCGTCAAGGCGATGGGGCTGGATATCGCCATCGACGATTTCGGCACCGGCTTCTCGTCGCTGAGCCAGTTGCAGCGCATGAACGTCGACCGCCTGAAGATCGACCGCGCCTTCATCAACGACATCGGCGGCGCCGGCAAGGGGGGCGATATCGCCGGGCTGGTGTGCGGGCTGGGTGACCGGCTGGGCATCGAGCTGATCGCGGAAGGCATCGAGCAGGCCGAGCAGGCCGGGCGTTTGCAGGCCATGGGCTGCCAGCTCGGGCAGGGCTATCACTTCGCGCGGCCCATGCCCGCCGAGGACTGGCGCGCCTGGCTGGCCGCGCACTCGTCGGGGTCGGGCGCGCAGGGCGGATGTTGA
- the recQ gene encoding DNA helicase RecQ, which translates to MTAMTAHAPSSPLHVLEHVFGYTAFRGEQQAVVEHVSAGGDALVLMPTGGGKSLCYQVPALLRAGTAVVVSPLIALMQDQVSALREAGVAAAYLNSSQAADESVTVERDLVAGRLDLLYVAPERLLTGRMLATLDRLHEAGRIALFAIDEAHCVSQWGHDFRPEYLQLSVLPERYPGVPRIALTATADADTREEIAQRLGLATARRFISSFDRPNIRYRMVDKDNPRNQLLAFIRDDHAGDAGIVYCLSRRKVEETAAWLEEQGIRALAYHAGMPQDVRAANQSRFLREDGLVMCATIAFGMGIDKPDVRFVAHLDLPRSIEGYYQETGRAGRDGLPSQAWMAWGAQDIVQQRRMIDESEGSEDFKRRARARLDALVGLVETTGCRRKHLLAHFGEQGEHCGNCDNCLEPPRTWDATDAARKALSGVFRTGQRFGAGHVIDVLRGELTDKVRDWEHDKVSTFGIGADVEEKTWRTLFRQLVARGLLAVDHDRHNALTLTDLARPLLRGEAEFSLRLAPEKRRTKRMRGTRMEILDGVPLTLFDRLRAWRAATARERNVPAYVIFHDATLREIALARPGSIEELAHVSGIGDRKLEAYGTAIIAEIAREV; encoded by the coding sequence ATGACGGCAATGACCGCGCACGCCCCCTCTTCCCCCCTGCACGTCCTCGAGCACGTCTTCGGCTACACCGCCTTCCGCGGCGAACAACAGGCTGTCGTCGAGCACGTGAGCGCAGGTGGCGACGCGCTGGTGCTGATGCCCACCGGGGGCGGCAAATCGCTGTGCTATCAGGTACCGGCGCTGCTGCGCGCCGGCACCGCCGTGGTGGTGTCGCCGCTGATCGCACTGATGCAGGACCAGGTGAGCGCGCTGCGGGAAGCGGGCGTGGCGGCAGCCTACCTGAACTCCAGCCAGGCAGCCGACGAATCCGTCACGGTGGAGCGCGACCTCGTCGCCGGCCGACTGGACCTGCTGTACGTGGCACCCGAGCGACTCCTCACCGGCAGGATGCTCGCAACGCTCGATCGCCTGCACGAGGCGGGCCGTATTGCGCTGTTCGCGATCGACGAGGCGCACTGCGTGTCGCAGTGGGGGCACGACTTCCGCCCCGAGTACCTGCAACTGTCGGTGCTACCGGAGCGCTATCCGGGCGTGCCGCGCATCGCGCTGACGGCCACCGCCGACGCCGACACGCGCGAGGAGATCGCCCAGCGCCTGGGGCTCGCCACCGCACGCCGCTTCATCTCCAGCTTCGACCGGCCGAACATCCGCTATCGCATGGTCGACAAGGACAACCCGCGCAACCAGCTGCTCGCCTTCATTCGCGACGACCACGCGGGCGACGCCGGCATCGTCTATTGCCTGTCACGGCGCAAGGTCGAGGAGACCGCCGCATGGCTGGAGGAACAGGGCATCCGCGCCCTCGCCTATCACGCGGGCATGCCCCAGGACGTGCGCGCGGCGAACCAGAGCCGCTTCCTGCGCGAGGACGGGCTGGTGATGTGCGCGACCATCGCCTTCGGCATGGGCATCGACAAGCCGGACGTGCGCTTCGTCGCCCACCTCGACCTGCCGCGCTCGATCGAGGGCTACTACCAGGAAACCGGCCGCGCCGGTCGCGACGGTCTCCCCTCGCAGGCGTGGATGGCCTGGGGCGCGCAGGACATCGTGCAGCAACGACGCATGATCGACGAATCCGAGGGCAGCGAGGACTTCAAGCGCCGCGCCCGCGCCCGGCTCGACGCGCTGGTCGGGCTGGTCGAGACGACCGGCTGCCGCCGCAAGCACCTGCTCGCGCACTTCGGCGAGCAGGGCGAACACTGCGGCAACTGCGACAACTGCCTGGAGCCGCCGCGCACCTGGGACGCGACGGACGCAGCACGCAAGGCGCTGTCGGGCGTGTTCCGGACGGGGCAACGCTTTGGTGCCGGCCACGTCATCGACGTGCTGCGCGGCGAACTCACGGACAAGGTGCGCGACTGGGAACACGACAAGGTGAGCACCTTCGGCATCGGTGCCGACGTGGAGGAAAAGACCTGGCGCACGCTGTTCCGCCAGCTCGTCGCCCGCGGCCTGCTGGCCGTGGACCACGACCGCCACAACGCGCTGACGCTGACCGATCTCGCACGACCGCTGCTGCGCGGCGAGGCGGAGTTCTCCCTGCGGCTCGCGCCGGAGAAGCGGCGCACGAAGCGCATGCGCGGCACCCGCATGGAGATCCTCGACGGCGTGCCGCTCACGCTGTTCGATCGCCTGCGCGCGTGGCGTGCGGCCACTGCGCGCGAACGCAACGTGCCCGCATATGTAATTTTTCACGACGCCACGCTGCGCGAAATCGCGCTCGCGCGGCCGGGATCCATCGAGGAACTGGCGCACGTGTCCGGCATCGGCGACCGCAAGCTCGAGGCCTACGGCACGGCAATCATCGCCGAAATCGCGCGCGAAGTCTGA
- a CDS encoding EAL and HDOD domain-containing protein, which translates to MKSRDDVFLARQPIFDRQRKLAAYELLFREDDSGEARVTDDALATAQVIARTFGRLGLNSVIGGSAAFVNVDAEMLMYGRIQSLPHDRVVLELLETVTVDCAVVDRCSELKHLGYRLALDDVCRVSNELEPLLDIVDVVKIDILQLEPAALELLVRRLRLHPAKLLAEKVDTLERARHCLTLGFDFFQGYFFARPALLTA; encoded by the coding sequence ATGAAGTCCCGCGACGACGTCTTTCTCGCACGCCAGCCGATTTTCGACCGGCAGCGCAAGCTTGCCGCCTACGAACTGCTCTTTCGCGAAGACGACTCGGGCGAAGCCCGTGTCACCGACGATGCCTTGGCGACCGCGCAGGTCATTGCGCGCACCTTCGGCCGCCTGGGGCTGAACAGCGTGATCGGCGGCAGTGCGGCCTTCGTCAATGTGGACGCGGAAATGCTCATGTACGGCCGCATCCAAAGCCTGCCGCACGATCGCGTGGTGCTGGAGTTGCTGGAAACCGTCACGGTCGATTGTGCCGTCGTGGATCGTTGCTCCGAATTGAAGCACCTCGGCTACCGCCTCGCCCTCGACGACGTCTGCCGCGTGAGCAACGAGCTGGAGCCGCTGCTGGACATCGTGGATGTCGTAAAAATTGACATTTTGCAGCTCGAACCTGCTGCGCTCGAGTTGCTTGTGCGCCGCCTGCGCCTGCATCCGGCCAAGCTGCTGGCGGAAAAGGTGGATACGCTGGAGCGTGCCCGCCATTGCCTGACCCTCGGCTTCGACTTCTTCCAGGGCTATTTCTTCGCTCGCCCAGCCCTGCTGACGGCCTGA
- a CDS encoding cytochrome b/b6 domain-containing protein, with amino-acid sequence MNDPRAASLQASTISTPTRIKVWDILVRIFHWTLVVSFTTGYLITDKFPLHAYAGYTIFTLVVIRIIWGFVGTKYARFSAFTYSVNETVQYLLAALRMGKAREYLSHNPMGALMVFLLLTMLLFNTVIGTMLYGAQQLEGPLADIVPTIWDENLEVVHKFMAKALLTLAGFHLAGVLWSSWWHRQNYVLAMFTGYKSAFTRREHRKGSGEIWTPEERARRRRARD; translated from the coding sequence ATGAACGACCCGCGCGCAGCCAGCCTGCAGGCAAGCACGATTTCCACGCCCACCCGGATCAAGGTCTGGGACATCCTCGTTCGGATCTTTCACTGGACCCTCGTGGTGTCGTTCACGACGGGCTACCTCATCACCGACAAGTTCCCGCTGCACGCCTACGCCGGCTACACGATCTTCACGCTCGTCGTGATCCGCATCATCTGGGGGTTTGTCGGCACGAAATACGCTCGCTTCTCTGCCTTCACGTACAGCGTGAACGAGACGGTGCAGTACCTGCTCGCAGCGCTGCGCATGGGCAAGGCGCGCGAATATCTCAGCCACAATCCCATGGGCGCCCTCATGGTGTTCCTGCTGCTGACGATGCTGCTATTCAATACCGTGATCGGCACCATGCTCTATGGCGCGCAGCAACTCGAAGGCCCGCTCGCGGACATCGTGCCGACGATTTGGGACGAAAACCTCGAAGTGGTGCACAAGTTCATGGCCAAGGCCCTGCTCACGCTCGCGGGCTTCCACCTCGCCGGCGTGCTGTGGTCGTCCTGGTGGCACCGCCAGAACTACGTGCTCGCGATGTTCACCGGCTACAAGTCGGCCTTTACGCGGCGCGAGCATCGCAAGGGCTCGGGCGAGATCTGGACGCCCGAGGAACGCGCCCGCCGCCGTCGCGCCCGCGACTGA
- a CDS encoding cation diffusion facilitator family transporter: MRTINPQQALLLSLAAALTTIGMKTGAWWLTGSVGYLSDALESFVNLAGASFALLMVSFARAPADPGHPYGHGKAEYFSAAFEGVMIFIAALAILFAAGERLLHPQPLGALGVGTALSVGASLVNFVVARVLFQVGRAHRSLALEADARHLMTDVWTTAGVVVGVGLASASGWVWLDPVIAAAVALNILREGWSLMQRSVDGLMDRSLAAADIERIETVLATFTARGCSFANLKTRVAGAMHFAHVDIRLPGDWSVARAHALADEVERAVEAQADARLTTHVEPAD, translated from the coding sequence ATGCGCACCATCAACCCCCAGCAGGCGCTGCTGCTCTCCCTGGCAGCCGCCCTCACGACCATTGGCATGAAAACGGGCGCATGGTGGCTGACTGGATCGGTCGGCTATCTCTCCGACGCGCTCGAATCCTTCGTCAACCTCGCCGGAGCATCCTTCGCGCTGTTGATGGTGTCGTTCGCACGGGCGCCGGCCGACCCGGGGCATCCCTACGGGCACGGCAAGGCCGAGTATTTTTCCGCCGCCTTCGAAGGCGTGATGATCTTCATCGCCGCGCTGGCGATCCTGTTCGCGGCCGGCGAGCGCCTGCTCCATCCGCAGCCGCTGGGGGCTCTGGGCGTCGGCACCGCGCTGTCGGTCGGGGCCAGCCTCGTCAACTTCGTCGTCGCGCGCGTCCTCTTCCAGGTCGGGCGCGCGCATCGCTCGCTGGCGCTGGAGGCCGACGCGCGCCACCTGATGACGGACGTGTGGACCACCGCCGGGGTGGTGGTCGGCGTCGGGCTTGCGAGCGCGAGCGGCTGGGTGTGGCTCGATCCGGTCATCGCCGCCGCCGTTGCGCTGAACATCCTGCGCGAGGGCTGGAGCCTGATGCAGCGTTCGGTCGACGGATTGATGGATCGGTCCCTCGCCGCCGCGGACATCGAACGCATCGAGACGGTGTTGGCGACGTTTACCGCGCGGGGCTGCAGTTTTGCGAACCTGAAGACGCGCGTTGCCGGCGCCATGCACTTCGCGCACGTGGACATCCGCCTGCCGGGTGATTGGTCGGTCGCCCGCGCCCATGCGCTTGCCGATGAGGTGGAGCGGGCAGTGGAGGCGCAGGCCGATGCGCGGCTGACGACCCACGTCGAGCCGGCTGACTAG
- a CDS encoding Glu/Leu/Phe/Val dehydrogenase: MSVFNLSDFADHEQVVFCSDEKSGLKAIIAVHNSNLGPALGGCRMWPYASEEEAIRDVLRLSRGMTYKSAMANLKLGGGKSVIIGNPRTDKTPELLKAFAQAVERVNGRYIAAEDSGTGVDDMKFMSQFTQHVAGIVDKPSENGTRSGDPSPATAYGTFVGIKAAVKERLGRDSLEGLKIAVQGLGNVGFDLARQLKAAGAQLWVTDIHREPLLRAAKEIEATVVAPEEIFGLDVDVFAPCAMGAIINDQTIPLLKAKIVAGAANNQLAEPRHGLALMHKGILYAPDYVINAGGIIDVYYERTGNFDRAALKSHIERIYDNLMEIFARARKEERPTGEVADAIAEERFKR, encoded by the coding sequence ATGAGCGTATTCAACCTGAGCGATTTTGCCGACCACGAACAGGTCGTGTTCTGCAGCGACGAAAAGAGCGGCCTCAAGGCCATCATCGCGGTGCATAACTCCAACCTCGGCCCGGCGCTGGGCGGCTGCCGCATGTGGCCCTACGCCAGCGAAGAGGAAGCGATCCGCGACGTGCTGCGCCTGTCGCGCGGCATGACCTACAAGTCGGCGATGGCCAACCTCAAGCTCGGCGGCGGCAAGTCCGTGATCATCGGCAACCCGCGCACCGACAAGACGCCCGAGCTGCTGAAGGCCTTCGCTCAGGCCGTCGAGCGCGTCAATGGCCGCTACATCGCCGCGGAAGACTCCGGCACCGGCGTCGACGACATGAAGTTCATGTCGCAATTCACGCAGCACGTCGCGGGCATCGTCGACAAGCCGTCCGAGAACGGCACCCGCAGCGGCGATCCGTCGCCGGCGACCGCGTACGGCACCTTCGTCGGCATCAAGGCCGCGGTCAAGGAACGTCTCGGCCGCGACTCGCTCGAAGGGCTGAAGATCGCCGTGCAGGGCCTGGGCAACGTCGGCTTCGACCTCGCGCGCCAGCTGAAGGCCGCGGGGGCGCAATTGTGGGTCACCGACATCCATCGCGAACCGCTGCTGCGCGCCGCGAAGGAGATCGAGGCGACCGTCGTCGCGCCGGAAGAGATCTTCGGCCTCGACGTCGATGTGTTTGCCCCCTGCGCGATGGGCGCGATCATCAACGACCAGACGATCCCGCTGCTGAAGGCGAAGATCGTCGCCGGCGCCGCCAACAACCAGCTCGCCGAGCCGCGCCACGGCCTCGCGCTGATGCACAAGGGCATCCTGTACGCCCCCGATTACGTCATCAACGCCGGCGGCATCATCGACGTCTACTACGAGCGTACCGGCAACTTCGACCGCGCCGCGCTGAAGTCCCACATCGAGCGCATCTATGACAACCTGATGGAAATCTTTGCGCGCGCACGCAAGGAAGAGCGTCCGACCGGAGAGGTCGCCGACGCGATCGCCGAGGAGCGCTTCAAGCGCTGA